One Poecilia reticulata strain Guanapo linkage group LG19, Guppy_female_1.0+MT, whole genome shotgun sequence genomic window carries:
- the lrrc59 gene encoding leucine-rich repeat-containing protein 59 isoform X2 — MSAFSGNAVPQSNHSLFPKATVVDLSCNNIISLPPEFCSLIHLVKLDLSKNQLTCLPDDLGNLVNLQHLDLYNNKLMVLPVSFSQLRSLKWLDLKDNPLEPGLAKAAGDCLDEKQCKQCASKVLQHMRAIQEDYDRAREKRLLKEKELEKKKEAKQKEREAREREARKREKAEXKERRRKEYNAQVAAQAVQEQKKKKSEEKKKKNGQAANKKVDVKPAAKSQRSLLGWIFKLLLLLTLGIAGVAAACRLTDLRREEVCVPINAAADDCLSWAKVQEGVVRQLLRNLSSAAKDLLESTQTSKN; from the exons atgagYGCGTTTTCTGGTAATGCAGTGCCACAAAGTAACCAT TCTTTATTTCCTAAAGCCACAGTCGTGGACCTTTCYTGTAACAACATCATCTCCCTTCCT CCAGAGTTTTGCAGCCTCATCCATTTAGTGAAGCTTGACCTGAGTAAAAACCAGCTTACCTGTTTGCCGGATGACCTGGGGAACCTGGTGAACCTGCAACACCTGGACCTTTACAACAACAAGCTGATGGTYCTGCCTGTCAGCTTCTCTCAGCTCAGG AGTCTGAAGTGGCTCGATCTGAAGGATAATCCTCTGGAGCCCGGTTTGGCCAAAGCGGCAGGAGACTGTCTGGATGAGAAGCAGTGCAAACAATGTGCCTCTAAG GTCCTACAGCACATGAGAGCCATACAGGAAGACTATGATCGTGCACGAGAGAAACGCCTGTTGAAAGAAAAAG agctggagaagaagaaggaagcgAAGCAGAAAGAGCGGGAGGCCAGAGAAAGGGAAGCTCGCAAACGGGAGAAAGCCGAGGASAAGGAGAGGAGAAGGAAGGAGTACAACGCTCAGGTGGCGGCTCAGGCTGTgcaggagcagaagaagaagaagagcgaggagaagaagaaaaagaacgGGCAAGCAGCAA ATAAAAAGGTCGACGTGAAGCCAGCAGCTAAATCACAGCGTTCTCTCCTTGGCTGGATTTttaagctcctcctcctgctgacGCTGGGAATAGCCGGAGTCGCTGCCGCATGTCGGCTGACCGACCTGCGGAGGGAAGAGGTCTGCGTGCCGATCAACGCGGCCGCGGACGACTGTTTATCCTGGGCCAAAGTGCAGGAGGGCGTGGTCAGACAGCTGCTACGCAATCTGTCATCCGCTGCTAAGGACCTCCTGGAGTCCACACAAACATCGAAGAACTAA
- the nat9 gene encoding alpha/beta-tubulin-N-acetyltransferase 9 → MKINENTLLEGHXVLLVPYNEEHVPRYHEWMKSPELQQLTASEPLSLQQEYDMQKSWREDNDKCTFIILDKQRWVDPGVDEEQCMVGDVNIFLTDPSDPFLAELEVMIAEPSYRGRGIGKEVTRMMMSYGITKLGVKKFQAKIGLDNQVSISMFKKLQFQEASVCNVFKEVTLELMVDDSVRTKLQEDVAYMKERDFKQTCSSRHELVQQ, encoded by the exons atgaaaataaatgaaaacacWTTACTGGAGGGACACARAGTGCTACTGGTTCCATATAATGAAGAGCATGTCCCCAG ATATCATGAGTGGATGAAATCtcctgagctgcagcagctgacWGCCTCAGAGCCGCTGAGCCTGCAGCAGGAGTACGACATGCAGAAGAGCTGGAGGGAAGACAATGACA AATGCACATTTATTATCTTGGACAAGCAGCGCTGGGTGGACCCAGGTGTGGATGAGGAGCAGTGCATGGTGGGAGATGTCAACATCTTCCTGACCGACCCCTCTGACCCATTCTTGGCGGAGCTGGAGGTCATGATAGCAG AGCCCAGTTACAGAGGAAGAGGCATCGGGAAGGAGGTGACTCGCATGATGATGAGCTACG GAATCACCAAACTCGGAGTCAAAAAGTTTCAAGCAAAAATTGGTCTGGACAACCAAGTCAGCATCTCCATGTTCAAGAAGCTGCAGTTTCAGGAG GCATCTGTGTGCAACGTCTTCAAAGAGGTGACCCTCGAGCTGATGGTGGACGACTCCGTTCGGACCAAGCTGCAGGAAGACGTGGCTTACATGAAGGAAAGGGACTTCAAgcaaacatgcagcagcagacatGAGCTGGTTCAGCAGTGA
- the syt15 gene encoding synaptotagmin-15, with product MTPLNEVAAPPLGMATRLCFSVEYRHSSEQLVVSLLRLSNLLPRFHSNMTLVELRLLPDDRRPRQAKARGTGPDPEFNDCLIFQVSAVCVSQSTLSVCVLSVEKDGKRHAVGRVLFPLEGELGQAGRVLWRDLDPEEETQCSELGDVQISLSYSSALQRLSLVVLGARGLQLLTDAGGLADTHSDGEDEA from the exons ATGACCCCTCTGAACGAGGTGGCGGCCCCTCCTCTTGGCATGGCCACTCGCCTCTGCTTCTCCGTAGAGTATCGTCACAGCAGCGAGCAGCTCGTGGTCTCCTTGCTCCGYCTCAGCAACCTCCTTCCCCGTTTCCACAGCAACATGACGCTGGTGGAGCTGCGGCTTCTTCCCGATGACCGGAGGCCCCGGCAGGCTAAGGCCCGGGGGACGGGGCCCGACCCAGAGTTTAACGACTGCTTGATTTTTCAG GTATCAGCAGTGTGTGTGTCGCAGAGCacgctgagtgtgtgtgtgctgagtGTAGAGAAAGAYGGTAAACGGCACGCCGTGGGCAGAGTGTTGTTTCCCCTGGAAGGGGAGCTCGGTCAGGCCGGCAGAGTTCTGTGGAGGGACCTTGACCCTGAGGAGGAGACGCAG TGTTCGGAGCTGGGCGATGTGCAGATATCCCTTAGCTACAGTTCGGCCCTGCAGCGGCTCTCGCTGGTGGTCCTGGGAGCTCGAGGCCTTCAGCTGCTCACAGACGCAG gtggGCTTGCAGATACACACTCAGATGGTGAAGACGAAGCGTAG